The bacterium DNA window CGCGCGCGGCGTCCCGGGTTCGCTCGAGCAGCGTTCGGATCGATGCGTCGACGAACGCCGCGTCTGGATGGGCGTCGCGGAGCGCGAGCGCCGCCTCCAGGGATTCGTGGAAGCAGCCCTCCCCCGCGAAGAAGGCGGAACGATTCGCGTCTGCCGTAGATGCGAGCGCAGCCACTGCATCCAGTTCGAGCGGCGAGAGACGCAGCCAACCGAAATCGACGGCGCCGGTCGGGGCCTCGAGACCTTCCCGCCACTCGATCGACCAACGAAGCGTCTCGCCCTCCGGGAGCGTCCGACCGTCGACGAGGGGCAGTGAGGCGAGCGGCGTTCGCTGCAAGCCGACGGCGACCGGCGACGGCAGGTGCTGGTCCTCGATCACCGGCTCACCCTCGCCGTCGAGCACGCTCAGGTAGAACCCGCCGTCCGCGGGGAGTCCATCGATCGCCCAATGCAACACGGGACGCTCGACACTCACGCGTGTCACGTGGTCCGGGGAAACGACCGCGATCGAGAGGTCCTCGTCCGAAACGCTCCGCAGTGTCCAGCCGGGGCCGCCGGGCACGTCGAGACCGAAGGCGGGCTGGTAGGCCGGTGTCGCCATCGCGAGCAGCATCTCGCGTGGGCGCTCGGCCGGCCGGACCGGCGCTTCTTCGGGAGGGGCACTCGGCGCCGGCGACGGGCCGACGGACGTCGGTGCGGGTGGCGCGGGGTCGGGCGCGAGCGCGAGGGCTTCGGGCGCCTCGACCGCGGGCTCGACGGGCGCGAGGTCGGGCTCCGGCTCGATCAGATCGGGCGCGACCGCCTCCGCCAGCCGCGGCACCGGCGGCGTGCCCGATTCGTCCTCCTCCGACGCCTCGGGGCGCGAAGGCGCGGGCGCCGATCCGCGGTCCGCGAGCGTCGGAGGTGTCGGGGGGGCAGTCGGTCCCGTCTCCCCCACGTCGTCGAGCAGGGCGACGCTCACGAAGAGCGCTACGGCGGCCGCGGCGGCGGCCCACGCCCACGGGCGCCAGCGGAGCGCCCATCCGGCGCGGCCGGCGCCGACCTCGGCCGCGCGACGATCGGCCTCGAGGGCCGAGAAGTCGAAGCCGCGGAGGGTGTCGGCCTCGTCGATCACCGCCGCCGAATGCGCGAGGGCGCGGTCGATCGCGTCGCGCTCCTCCGGAGAGAGACCGTTCGGATCGTCGACGTAGCGCGCGACGAGGTCCGGCGACGGGAGGTCGCTGCCTTCCAGCGCCCGCCAGAGGCGCTCGAGTCTGCGCGCATCGGATTCGCTCATCGCTCCATTTCCCCGGATTCCCCGGCTTCCCCGGCGCCCCCGGATCGAGCCGACACAGGCCGTCCGCCACGTGACCCCTGACCGGTGGCGCGCTCGCCCTGCTTCGAGAGACGGTCGAACGCCCCTTCGGATATCGCTTGGCGTCCACGGATCGCGCTCATTCTGCGCTCCCTCCGCCCGCCGCGAGGACCGACTTGCGCAAGTGGGACATCGCCTCGCGTTGTTGACGATTGATCGTCCCACGCGGTCGCCCCAGTCGCTCCGCGGCCTCGTCGTAGCTCAAGCCTTCGACGTAGATCGCCTCCACGACCACGCGGAGACGCTCCGGCAGCCGCTCGAGCGCGTTGCGCAGGACGAGCTGCGTCCCGGGATCGAGCGCTCGGCCGTCGCTCTCGGGCTCGCCGATCCGATCCATCGACTCGTCCGGCACGTCCGCCACGCGGCGCCGGCTGCGGAGCCAGTCGACGTAGGCGTTCCGGGTCGCGCTGCGAACGAAACCGGGAAACCGGGCGGCCTCCTTGATCTTCCCGTCGCGATGGGCGCGCCAGGACCGGATCACGACCTCCTGAGCGAGGTCGTCCCAGGCGTCGTGCTGTTCGTACGCCCCCAGGCGGATCAGCTGGACCGTGACGAGACGGCGAACCCGCGCGAGCGCCGCGAGATCCTCTCGTCCGATCGCCTCGAGCTCGGCGAACCAGTCGACCTCCTCGGAGCGCCGGGGCGACCCCGTGGCGAGGACGACGAAGAGTCGAACGAGTCCCGACACGACCGCAGTCTATCGTGCGGCGCACGGACGCGACAGGACGTGGAACGACTCCGGGGGACGATCCGACGCCCCGCTACGCCTCGTCTCGCTCTCGCCCCTGATACACCAGCGCGAGCAGCGCCGGGGACAGGAAGATATCGAAGACGAAGGCGAGGAAGACGGCGAGCGCGCTCAGCAGGCCGAAGTTCACGACCGTCCCCGCCGAGGCGAAGCCGTAGATCGAGAAGGCGCAGGTCAGGACGACCGTCGTGAACAGCAGCGCCCGTCCGGTCGTGCGCATCGTCTCCGCCGTCGCCTGCTCGATGCTCCCCGTCTCCTCGAAGTTCCGGCGGAAGCCATGCAGGATGTGGATCGTGTCGTCGACGACGAGACCCAGGGCGATGCCGCCGATCAGGACGGTGAAGATGTCGAGCGGCGCGCCGGACCAACCCATGATGCCCATGACCATGGCGATCGGCATGAGGTTCGGCGCCATGCTCACGATCCCGGTCCGTAGACTGCCGATGAAGAGCATCATCAGGGGCGTGATCGTGAGGAAGGCGATGATGTAGGAGCGGATCGAGGTGTCGACGGTCAGCTGGGCGACGTGGGACGCGATCGCGTAGAAGCCGGTGATCGTGAGGTCGGCGTCGCCTCCGATCTCGCGGAGATTCGGCGAGTGCTCTCGCAGGTAGCGGAGATAGTTCGTCGCCTCCGTGTGTTCCCCGCGAAGCGAGATGCGGGCCAGCCGGAAAGACGAATCGACCACGTCCTCGAGATCGTCACTGCCCGAATTCTCGAAGAGGAGGAGCTCCTGCGCCACGAGCAGGCGATCGTCCGCGATCCGATACTCGTCGGCCTCGCCCCCGTGGAGCGCCTGATGGATCTCCTTCGCGATGTCCGCCACGGAGACCGTCTTCCGGAAGGCGAAGTTCTCGCCGGGATGGGTCTCGACGTAGCGCTGCATCGCATCGAGCCGAGCCAGCACCTCGGGGTCATGGAGCGCGTTCTCCTCGCCGCCGTCGTAGACGAGCTCCATTCCGGCGGAACCACCCAGGTGGATGTTCAGGTACTCGCTCGCCACCCGCGCGCGGTTGTCCTCGGGCAGCCACTCGAGCGGGTTGTAGCTCTGACTGATGCGCGTGATTCCGGCGCCGGCGACCACGAGGGCGACCAGGGCGACGACCGGGACGGCGATTCGGTGGCGCGTGCCGAAGAGGCCGCAGGCGATCAGGGCCCGCTCGATCGGCGGAAGCTCGCCCTCCTCGTGTCGCGCGCGAAGCCGGAGCGGCGCGATCGCGAGGCACGCCGGCACGAGGCCGATCGACAGGAAGGCGGCGATCAGGACGCCGAGCGGAACGAAGATCCCGATGTCCCGGATCGGGGCGAGGCCCGACGACATGAAGGAGGCCATTCCGCCGGCGGTCGTCAGGCTGCTCATCACGATCGCCGGCCCCGAGTGGCGAAGCGCGTACTCGATCGCGTCCAGCCGCGCCTGGCGGTGATCGATCGCCTGGAAATAGATCGCGAGGACATGGACGGAGAAGCCGACCCCGACCGCGAGAATGAACGACGGGATGATCTGACTGACGAAGGTGAGCGGCCGGCCGACGACGGCAAGTGCCCCCACCGTCGCGACCACCGCCAGGACGACCAGTGAGAGCGGCATCAGGATCGCGAGCACCCGCCGGAAGACGACCCCCAGGAGCAACGCGATCACGGCGATCGAGAGCGCGGAGAAGACGACCATGTCTCGGGCGGTCTGCTCCTGGATCTCCTGATTCGTGATGGGCGAGCCCATCAGGTGGACCTCGGTGTCGTCCCCGAGGTCGAGGGAGGCCACGAAGGCGTGCGACGCGTTCACGAGTTCCGCCGTCTGGAAGCCCGTCAGGTAGAGCGGATCGTCTTCTTCGGTCGCCTCCGTCTCCGGCGCGTCGTCTTCGAAGCCAGAGAGGTCGTCGTCCTCCACGGGCTGGAAGGTCATCGGCTCGATCACGATCCCGGTCGTGAGGCCGTCTTCGGAGAGATAGAGATTCCGGTAGAAGGGATTGGCGCGGGCGCGGGCGGCGATCGCCGCGATCTCCTCTGCAGACCCGGGCCACTCCTCGAGCAGCTCGTCGACGAGCAGCGTGTCCCCCTCCCCGCGCGTCTGGCGGGCATTGACGAGGCTCTGCACCTCCTCGACGAAGGGGAGCTCGTCCTCGAGGCGTTCGTGGATCTCGCGCAGGCGCGCCAGGAACCCGGGATCGAAGATCTCGGGCGGCGTGATCGCGAGATAGAGCAGATCGTCTCGCCCGAACTGATCCCGGAGCGCGTCGTAGTCCACCCGGATCGGATCGTCCGGCGGGAGGTAGCGATCGACGTCGCTCTCGAAGACGAGCTGCGGGAGCGACGCCGCGAGCGCCCCGACGCCGACCAGCGTCAGACCGACGGCGACGAAGGGGTGGTGCCAGCTCCAGAGGCCGATGGCGGCGATCGCATCCTCGACGAGGCGGCGGGGAGAGCGGGCACGGGACGGATGCGACGACACGGACGGCGGGTCTCCAACGGGTCGTCTGGTCGGTAGCAGAAACGGCAGGTCCGCGCGCGAGGGCGAACGAGAGGACGGAGCCGACGGGGTCGTCGCCGAACCCGGCAACTCCCCCGCAGCGCGTCGGCACCCGCGCAGGCCCCAGGGCTCCGAGTCGAAAGACGCGACGATCCACCGTTCAGCGAGCTGCCTCGGGCGTCGATCCGAAGAGGGATCCCAACCACGGAGCCGCCATGTCGGAGTTCGCCTACCTCGGAGACTGCCCCCTCTTCCAGGGCCTGTCTCTCGAACAGCGCGCGGCGGTCTACGGCCTCTGCGAGCTCGCCGAGTACCGCGAAGGGGAGGCGATCTTTTCCGAAGGCGACGCCTCGGACCTGGTCTTCGTCGTGTGCGAAGGCCACGTCCGGATCTCGATCGCCACCTCGGGTGCGGGCGAGGAAGCCCTGGCGATCTGCGAGCCGGGGGATTCCTTCGGCGAGGTCGACCTCCTGAGCGACGCGCCGGCGGCGCGAAGCGCCAACGCGGTCGCCCACACGGCCTGCGAGCTCGCGACCCTCTCACGCGCCGCCCTCCTCGAGCTGACCGAGCGCGATCCCGAGCTCGGCTACCGGCTCGCCCGGAACGCGATCGCCGGGCTCGGCGAGCGCATCCGTCGGACGAACCAGAAGCTTCGCTTCTTCGCGGCGGCCAATCTCTTCGGCTGACCGACCCCGGCGCAGGCCGCCGTCGCTTGGGCCTGACCGGCTGCGAGCAGATCGGGACGGAATGCGCCGGACGCCGACGAAGCGACTCCGATCGCCTCCGCGCGGTCGGACGGCGGCGGTGCCGCAGCCAGGGTCAGCCCATGCGCCGTCGTCGGCGCAGCGATCGCAACCCGAACCCGCAGAGCGCCGTCGCCAGCCCCAGCGCACCGGACGCACCGACGGACGGGACCGGGGCCGCCGCGAAGAGCGCCAGGCTCAGGAAGTCGACGGCATCCGGATCGTAGCCCGCCGGATTCGTGGCCGGCACGAAGGCGAAGGTGGATTCGGTGAGCGAGCCTTCGAAGACGATGCTGCCCACCAGGTTGACGGCATCCGGGGATCCGATGTCGGCCCTGGGGATCGCGATCTCGACGAAGGCGTTGGTGTTGCTCTCCTGGATGACGACCGAGTTCGCCGACGGCGACCAGGCCGAGCCGTCCCAGGCGACCACGCCCTCGAACGAATCGTCGGCGCGCCACTGGAGGTGGACGTCGGCATTGAACGGAAGACCGGGCTGCTGCGTGTTGTAGAGCACGCCCGACGCAGTGCCGGCGCCGGACAACGGATCGGCCTGGGGGTCCGTGTCCAGGTAGAGGGTCACGATGTGCTGGTTGCCCCCCGTGGCGACATCGGGATGCTCGAGGCCCACGTAGAGGTTCGACGCATCCGACGTGAAGCACCATGTGCTGACGTCGCCGCCCGGCGCGCACTGGCCGGCCTCGAAGTCGTTCGCGCCGTCGACGACGATCGTCGTCTGCGCGTTCGCCGCGCCCACGACCGCGCCCGCCAGGGCGAGCCCCACCAGCCACGAGCCCGTTGCTCTCGACATCGAAGTCTCCCCGTCGCAGACCCGTGCGGAATGCATTCGTCGCGACGGAAATCATCCTCTCATCGATCGCCGACCGGAGCAAGCCGGAACGATCGGCGGCCTTCGCCCTGCGGGAAGCCCGCACGCACCCGTCCACGTCGACGGCGCCGCTAGTTCACGCCCCCGTCCACGTCGACTGCGCCGCTAGTTCACGTTCGCGTCCACGTCGCCTGCGCCGCTAGTTCACGTACCCGAGGCTCTGCAGCATCTCCATCGTCTCGTGGTCGTCGATCAGGTCGAGATCGGCCACGCGCTTCGTGCTCGACGCCGTCTCCCCATTTTCGAGCTTCTCGATCAGGCTCGCGAGCTCGGCACCCCGCTCGGTGTCGCCGATGCGATCGCGCACCTCGGCGTCGTCGAGATGGAAGAACGCCTGCGCGTCGCTCTCCGGCGCGAAGACCAGCATCGATCGACCCGTCCGCGTGGCGATCAGGCGTTCGCCGGCACTGGCCATCGGATGGGGGAAGGTCTCGTGTCGGGTGAAGGAGCGGGGTGTCGCGTCCATCGGCCGCAAGAATGGCACCAGCAGGCTCATGGACGACGAGGACGCGTTCGCATCCAGGAAGCCTGCCGCTTCGAGGACGGTCGCGTACACGTCCTCGACGCTGACGAGCTCACGCGATCGCACGCCCGGATCGACGACGCCGGGGAAGCGGACGACGAGCGGGATCCGAAGGGTCTCGTTCGTGAGCGTCGCCGCGTGGTCGAAGCGCCTGGGCGCCTCGAAGCTCTCGCCGTGGTCCGCGATCACGACGATCAAGCTGTCTTCGAGTCTCCCGCTCCGGTCGAGGGTGTCGACGAGGCGTCCGAGCTGTCGATCCATCCCTTCGACTTCACGGTCGTAGAGCTCGTGCATGTGCTCCGCGTACCAATCGGGAGCGCGATGGGAACGGTCGTACTCGGCCGCCTTTCCGGGAGGGAGCGCGGCGAGCTCCGCCTGATGGGGGCAATCCGGAGGCACGCTCGCCTCGTAGGGCGCGTGGCTGTCGAACAAGTGGAGCCAGAGGAACTCGGGGCGAGGATCCTCCCGCTCGAGCCAGGCGAGTGCGGCGTCGGTCGCGACGCGGCCGGGGCGGACGTGCGGATACCGGTAGAACCCGAGTCGACGCATGATCCGCGTCGTCGCCATCGCCTTCGCCGGCAGTCGGCTGCCCGACATCACCCCATCGAAGACCTCGAAGCCGCGTCCCAGACCCGTCTCCGCTTCCACGACCGGGGCGGTGACGAACGCGCCCGTCCGCCAGCCGGCGGCACTCAGCATTTCGGCCAGAACGGGGACCTCGGTCGGGACGCGCGCGCCGTTCACCACGACGCCGTGATCCCAGGGCGAGCGCCCCGTCATCATCGAGGTGTGCGCGGGGAGCGTAAGCGGCGTCGGCGTCGTCGCCTGCGTGTACGCCGCCCCTTCCCGGGCCAGCCGATCGAGCACGGGCGTCCGGGTGCGACCCGAGTTCGAGTACCCGATGGCGTCGAATCGCGTGGTGTCGAGGGTGACCAGCACGATCGTGTCGGCGATGGGAAGGCCTTCGGCTTCCCGCGTACCGTGCAACGTGCGTTCCTCCTCTCCTTCTCCGTCGACCCGAACTGCGTCCACCCAGACGCCCAGGAAGAGTGGTGCGGCTGCGACGAGCACGACGGTCCAGACCGGGCGCGCCGCGCTCCGGCCCGAAGGCACCGAGAAGAGACCGACGCCGAGCACGCAGAGCGTCCACAGCCCGTAGCCCGCGAACGCGGACAGCCGAACCGAAGACGCGGCGAGGGATGCCTCGAGGGCGTGATGAAGAGAAACGAGCCCCAGCAGAGCGCTCAGTCCGGCCGCGATCAGGAGGGCGACGCGGTGCGCATCCAGTCCGATTCGGGCCAGCAGGAGCAGCGACACGGCGCCGCCCGCGGCCAACGCGAGGGCGACCGACAGGAGTACGCCCGTGTTCCAGGCCACGTCCCGCAGCAGGAGCAGCGTGAAGCGCGAAGGATCTGCCCAGCCGACGTGGGCCAGCAGGCCGACGACCACGGCGTCCAGCACGGCGAGCACGAAGATCGCCGGCAGCGCGACCCGAAGAACGAGCGAAGTATCTCGAAGCAGTCTCATCGTGGATCTCCTCGCGGGAGATCAAAGCGAGTCGATTGGGCGTCGAGATGGCGAATGGAGAACGTTCCTTCGGGTTCGAAAGACGTTCCCTCGGCCTCGAATGAAGTTCCGCGAGGTCCGCGTGGCGTTCCCGCGGCGGCGCTTGCCGAACCGGCGACTCCGCGCGGCGGGCGCGAGACCACGGTGAAGATTCCGTGGCGTCGGCGACCCTGGCACGCCGACGAGGCCCTGAAGCGGCCGGATGGCGCGCACGTCCCGAGCGCGCTCCGGACCGCGCTTCCCTAGGGCCGATCCAACCGCGCGACGAGCGCGGTCACGTTGTCCTTCCCGCCGGACTGGTTCGCCGCGTCGATCATCCAGGCGACGATCGCGTGCGGATCCCGCGAGCGCATGGCCAGTCGCCGCAGCTCCTCGTCGGCGAGCATGCCGGTCAAACCGTCGCTGCAGAGCAGGTAGAGGTCGCCCGGGAGGAGATCGCGCTCGATCAGGTCGGGCTGGACCGTCTCGGCCGCCCCCAGCGCGCGGTCGATCTGGTTGCGCTGGGGATGATCACGCGCCGCCTCCTCGTCGATCAGCCCTTCCTTCAGCCAACGCGCCACCATCGAGTGGTCCTCGGTCAAGGCTTCGAAGCAGCCGTCCCGCAGGCGGTAGATGCGGCTGTCGCCGACGTGCCCGAGAACCACGGCACCTTCGGGTCGGAGCAGGAGCGCCACGGCGGTCGTCCCCATCCCGCGGAGCATCGAGTCCTTCTGACCGAGCTGGTGGATCTCGCGGTTGGCGCGTTCGAGCGCGGCGCCCAGTCGCTCCGCCGGCTCGCCGTCGAGATCGCGCACCAGCTTGCCGAGGGTTCCGACCGCCATCCGACTCGCGACCTCACCGCCGCGGTGGCCGCCCATCCCGTCGGCCACCACGAGCAGGATCTCGTCGCGGACCTCGTCGTCGAAACGATCGAAGGCGTCCTGGTTCGTCTTGCGCACACGGCCGACGTGGGTCGTGCCCGCGATGCTGATCGCGAACCCGGCCCAGGCCTCACGTCCTTCGTCGTCGGTCGCTCGTTTCGCCATTGCCGGTCCCGGTCGAGACCTCGGTTCGAGGGTTCGTGTCCGTGGACGACGCTCCGTCGCCGCTCGGGCAAGGCTAGCGGTTCGGCGGCTCGACCGCGCTTGACGCCGCCCGTTCCGCTCGGGATCTTGCACGGATCGCAAGGAGGGGAGCTTCGACATGACCACACTCGGAGAGGGCTTCGGCCGGATCGTCCAGATGGCCTACCTCGTGGACGACATCGAGGCGGCGATGTCGACCTGGCTCGCGCAGGCGGGGCTCGGTCCCTGGACCTGGTTTCGCAACATCGAGCTCGACACCGAGTTCGATGGCCGGCGCTTCACGCTCCACATCCACGAAGCCCTCGCCTACATGGGCGAGCTCCAGATCCAGCTCGTCCAGTCCCTCGACCCCGTCGAGACCGTGACGCCCTACCAGGACGCGCTGCAGGCGGGTCGATTCGGCGTCCACCACACGGCCTTCTTCGCCGACGACTTCGACGCGACCCTCGCCCGCGCGCGGAAGCAGGGCTTCGAGCGGACCTGCACGATGCGCGACAAGGCCGGCTTCCGATACGCCTATTGCCAATCGAAGGCGATGCCCGACGTCTGGATCGAGTTCCTCGAGTCCTACCCGGCGCTCCACACGATCTTCGCGGACGGGATCGCCGCTGCGGCGAATTGGGATGGCCGGGATCCGATCCGGACCTTCGAGTACGCGGACCTCTGACCCGCGCGACCGGGTGCGACGTCGACGGTCCGTCCGTCGCGAGCTTCGTCGGCGACACCGGCCGATCGGCGGAGCACGCGTCGCATCTGTGCCCCATTCCCTCCGTGTTTGCCCGTCCGCGTCGGCTAGCATGAACGCATGGGATCCCTGGACGGAATGACGGCGATCGTGACCGGCGCCACCCGAGGCGTCGGGCGCGGGGTCGCGGTCGAGCTGGCGGCGCAAGGCGCCCACGTGACGATCACCGGTCGGACCGAACGCGAAGGCGACAGCCGCTGGCCCGGCAGCCTCGAGTCGACGATCGAGGAGGCCCGCGCCCTCGGCGGGACGATCGAGGGGCGGGTCTGCGATCACCGCAACGACGAGCAGGTCGGCGAAGTCTTCGCCCGCGTCGACGAGGAGCGCGGCGGACTCGACCTGCTCGTGAACAACGCCTTCCTCATTCCCGACGACATGGACCCGCAGCTGCCCTTCTGGGAGACGGGACTCGACTGCTGGGACGACATGCACGAGGTCGGGGTCCGCTCGGCCTACGTCGGAACCTGGTACGCCTCGAGGATCATGCTCCGCCAGAAGCGCGGCGTGATCGCGTTCGTGAGCTCCGAAGGCGCGCGCTACTACACGCTCCACCCGGCCTACGGCGCGGCCAAGAGCGCCCTCGACCGGACCGCTCGCGACTGCGGGCACGAGCTGGGGCCCCACGGCGTGATGACCGTCGCGGTCTGGCCTTCCTTCGTGACGACCGAGCGGCTCCTCGCCCTCGACCCGGTCGAGTGGAACCTCGACTTCGACGGCGCCGAATCGCCTCGCTTCGCCGGTCGCGGGATCGCCGCGATCCTGACCGACCCGGAGCGCATGACCAAGAACGGCCGCGTCTACACGAGCCGCGCCCTCGCCGACGAGTACGGCTTCACCGACGTCGACGGCAGCCTCCCCTCCGGCGCCGCCGACCCGGGGCCGCCCGCGCCGCTCTTCCCCGAAGAATCGGACGCATGACGACGCGTCCGCTGGAACACGCTGGCGCGCATCTGCTCAATCACGTCGAGTTCGTGTACGCGCCCGGGGATCGGGCCCTCGTCCGCTCCTTCCTCGAGGCCCTCGGCCTTCGCGTACTCGATCCGCAGACGGACCCGACACCGCCCGAGCTCGGGCCCGCCGCCGGTCCCTACCTGATCGTCTATCTCGCCGAGGGCGACGACGACCTGATCGACAACATCGCCTACGCCTCCGAGGTGCGGCCCGAGCAGTGGGCCCTCGAGTCGGCGATCCGCGAGCGGCTGGCCGGCGACGAGGCGCTTCGCGCGCTCCAGGCCGACTACCACGCGGCGTACGCGCGCATGCCGCAGGCGATGACTCACGTAGGACTCGCCTATCCGTCGACCGACGCGGTGAAGGCCGCGATGGAACGACTCGCGGGCAACGCTGCGATCCGCGACCGGCTGACGCTGTCCGACGTCTACGAGCCGGGTGGGCCGGGCTCCGTCGACGACCGAGTGACCCAGGCCTTCGTCCATACCGACCTGCTCTCGGTCGGCCTCCTCCTGGGCGGCCAGCAGTTCGAGCTCCAGGTCCGGCACGACGGCGTGTAGAAAGTCGCGCACGCGACCCCTTCCGGCTGCACCCGGCGAGCGCGCCGGCGCGCCGGTATCCTCTGGCGGTCCGGGCTCAGCAGGGAGGCCCCTTGGAAGCGATCGAGCGCATCACGACCTGGGTGACCGAGAACGAGGCGCTGCTCTCGGGTCTCGCGGCGCTGATCGCGATCGTCGCGATCGTGCCCGCCGTGCTCGCGCCGATGCGACGCCTTCGCGCGCGAGAAGGAGAACGACCGAGCGCGCCCCGGCGGACCGGGAGCGAAGCGGACGGTCCGCCGCGCATCGCCGTCTTCCCCTTCGCGAGCGCCGACGGCGCCCCCGAGACGCAGACCGAATCCGAGCTCCTGCAGCGCGAGCTGACGACGCTGCTCGCGCGGGGAGATGGATGCGAGGTCATCTCGAGCGCCGCCGCCCAGGCCTTCGCGGTCGAGGGCGGAACGAGTTCGGAAGCGGGCCAGGCGCTCGCCGTGGACTACGTCGTCGAGGGAGAGGTCCGCGCCACCGGCGAGGGCTTCCGCGTCACCGCGAGTCTCATCGACACGGAGACCCAGCGGGTCGCCTGGTCGGACGTCTTTTCGGTCTCGGCGTCCGACGAGCCGGACCTCTCGGTCCGTCTGGCCGAACGCGTCGCGGCCCATCTGGGAATCGAGATCATGCGGACCGAGGTCGGCCGCGCGCGCACACGCCCGCGCAGCCGGCAGTCTCGCGACCTCATGCTCCAGGCCCAGGGTCTCCTGTTTTCGGAAGGACACCACAAGGCGACCTACGAGCGTGCGATCGAGCTGCTCGACAAGGCGACCACGCGCACTCCCGACTTCGCCGAAGCCTACGGATTGATGGCCCTGCTCTACGCCCTCGGTGCGGTCTTCGGCTTCTTCGAGCGGACGGAGGTCTTCAAGCAGAAGGTCTTCGCCATCTGCCAGAAGGCGATCGAGCTCGACGATCGTTCCTCGGAAGTGCTCGGGTTCGTCGGGTGTGCCTACTGCGACCTTCGGCAGTTCGAGAAGGGGATGCCGCTCCTGGATCGCGCCGTCTCCCACAATCCGAGCAACGCCCAGGCCAAGGCCGCCCTCGGCGCGGCCCTGAACGGACTCGGTCGCTTCGAGGAGAGCGTGGCCTGCCTCGATGAGGCCCTCGCGCTCAGCCCTGCCTACAAGGGCATCGCGCCCTGGGCGACCGTGCTGGCGAACAGCCAGCTCGAGCTCGGGCGTCGCAAGGAAGCCTCGGAGGCGCTCGACCAGGCGATCCGCTGTGACCCGAGCTTCTATCCGGCCCAGCTCACCGCCGCCCGAATCGCCTCCCTCGAAGGCGACGCCGCGGCGGCAGGACGCCACTTCGAAGAGGCCCGCCGGCTCCAGCCCGGACTCGACGCGATCCTCGAGCGGCACGGATCGGCTGCAGCGGAGCGCCCGGACGGCGAACCGCCGATGATCGACACCCTGAGCAAGGTCGTCTACCCGCTCCATCCAGGCCGAAACGAGCCGGGGCACGAGTAGCCCTCGCGCGGGACGAGGGTGCCGGAAGACGAGCGATGGCGGGCCCTTGGCGAGACAACGGCCGCGACGGAGACGCCTCGGGTCCTGGAGCGCGCCTGGCAGCGCATGACTCCGTCGCGAGCGCTGGGATCGACCGCCTCTACTCGCTCGCCACGCGGAGCACGAGCTTGCCCGCCGAGCCCCGATCCTCGAGCTGCGCATACGCCTCGGCGGCCTGCTCGAGCGGAAGCGAGGTGATCCGCGGCGGAAGCAGCCACCCCTCGCAAACGCCGTCGAAGACCTCCGCGCCCTTGCGGAGCACTTCCTCTCGCGTGCGGAGAAAGTTGGTCATCATGCCCCCGCTCACACAGATCGCCTTCGGCAGCAGCTCGAGCGGTGAGATCGGATCCGGCGGGCCGCTCGCCATGCCGTAGAGACAGACGTGTCCCTGCACGGCGAGACACGCGAGGTTCTTGCGGAAGGTCGTCTTGCCCACCCCGTCGATCACGTAGTCGGCCCCCGCACCATCGGTCAGCTCCAGCACCCGTGCGTCGAAGTCCTCGTCTTCGTAGAGGATGACATCGTCGGCCCCGGCGGCACGAGCGTGTTCGGCCTTCTCTTCGGTCGAGGTCGTCCCCATCACG harbors:
- a CDS encoding DUF928 domain-containing protein, whose amino-acid sequence is MSESDARRLERLWRALEGSDLPSPDLVARYVDDPNGLSPEERDAIDRALAHSAAVIDEADTLRGFDFSALEADRRAAEVGAGRAGWALRWRPWAWAAAAAAVALFVSVALLDDVGETGPTAPPTPPTLADRGSAPAPSRPEASEEDESGTPPVPRLAEAVAPDLIEPEPDLAPVEPAVEAPEALALAPDPAPPAPTSVGPSPAPSAPPEEAPVRPAERPREMLLAMATPAYQPAFGLDVPGGPGWTLRSVSDEDLSIAVVSPDHVTRVSVERPVLHWAIDGLPADGGFYLSVLDGEGEPVIEDQHLPSPVAVGLQRTPLASLPLVDGRTLPEGETLRWSIEWREGLEAPTGAVDFGWLRLSPLELDAVAALASTADANRSAFFAGEGCFHESLEAALALRDAHPDAAFVDASIRTLLERTRDAARAVLAIERDPGR
- a CDS encoding sigma-70 family RNA polymerase sigma factor, with product MSGLVRLFVVLATGSPRRSEEVDWFAELEAIGREDLAALARVRRLVTVQLIRLGAYEQHDAWDDLAQEVVIRSWRAHRDGKIKEAARFPGFVRSATRNAYVDWLRSRRRVADVPDESMDRIGEPESDGRALDPGTQLVLRNALERLPERLRVVVEAIYVEGLSYDEAAERLGRPRGTINRQQREAMSHLRKSVLAAGGGSAE
- a CDS encoding efflux RND transporter permease subunit, whose translation is MSSHPSRARSPRRLVEDAIAAIGLWSWHHPFVAVGLTLVGVGALAASLPQLVFESDVDRYLPPDDPIRVDYDALRDQFGRDDLLYLAITPPEIFDPGFLARLREIHERLEDELPFVEEVQSLVNARQTRGEGDTLLVDELLEEWPGSAEEIAAIAARARANPFYRNLYLSEDGLTTGIVIEPMTFQPVEDDDLSGFEDDAPETEATEEDDPLYLTGFQTAELVNASHAFVASLDLGDDTEVHLMGSPITNQEIQEQTARDMVVFSALSIAVIALLLGVVFRRVLAILMPLSLVVLAVVATVGALAVVGRPLTFVSQIIPSFILAVGVGFSVHVLAIYFQAIDHRQARLDAIEYALRHSGPAIVMSSLTTAGGMASFMSSGLAPIRDIGIFVPLGVLIAAFLSIGLVPACLAIAPLRLRARHEEGELPPIERALIACGLFGTRHRIAVPVVALVALVVAGAGITRISQSYNPLEWLPEDNRARVASEYLNIHLGGSAGMELVYDGGEENALHDPEVLARLDAMQRYVETHPGENFAFRKTVSVADIAKEIHQALHGGEADEYRIADDRLLVAQELLLFENSGSDDLEDVVDSSFRLARISLRGEHTEATNYLRYLREHSPNLREIGGDADLTITGFYAIASHVAQLTVDTSIRSYIIAFLTITPLMMLFIGSLRTGIVSMAPNLMPIAMVMGIMGWSGAPLDIFTVLIGGIALGLVVDDTIHILHGFRRNFEETGSIEQATAETMRTTGRALLFTTVVLTCAFSIYGFASAGTVVNFGLLSALAVFLAFVFDIFLSPALLALVYQGRERDEA
- a CDS encoding cyclic nucleotide-binding domain-containing protein, encoding MSEFAYLGDCPLFQGLSLEQRAAVYGLCELAEYREGEAIFSEGDASDLVFVVCEGHVRISIATSGAGEEALAICEPGDSFGEVDLLSDAPAARSANAVAHTACELATLSRAALLELTERDPELGYRLARNAIAGLGERIRRTNQKLRFFAAANLFG